A window of Pseudomonadota bacterium genomic DNA:
AAGTGCAATCCGCTAAAAGTGCATGGGATTCTGCAGAAGAACAGGTTAAACAGCTATCCACAGCAATGAGAAATACTAAAAACCCTACGCAAACAATGCAGCGTGAGTTTGAAAAAGCTAAGAATGCTTCCAACCGTACAAAAACTGCTTACATTAAGCAACGAGATTCACTGCAAAAAGTTCGTGGTGAGATGGCTAAAACCGGTCAAAGCACTAGAAACCTTACTTCTCAACAAACAAAACTTGGTGCATCTGTTATAAAATTACAGTCACGGTATAGAGCATTAGACTCTACATTAAAACGAAGTGAAGCAATCAAAGCGCGACGTTCTGCAATACGTGGTCAATTGTTTGACATGGTAGCACTTGGTATAGCTATTGGCGCACCTTTAAAAGCTGCAATTGATTTTGAGAGCGTCATGGCTGATGTTAGAAAGGTTGTAGATTTTAAGGATAAAGTAAGTGGTCTGAGAAATTTTGGGAATATTATCAAGCAAATATCTCGTGATATTCCTATCTCAGCTGAAGGACTTGCACAAATTGCAGCAGCTGGAGGTACGTTAGGTATTAGTGAAACAGAATTACCTGATTTTGTGGATGTCGTAGCAAAAATGTCAACGGCTTTTGACCTCTTACCTGAAGAAGCCGGTGATGCTATAGCTAAATTATCCAACATTTTTGGTGTTCCCATTAATGAAATGACCAAGTTAGGAGATGCAATAAATTTCCTCTCGGATAACACCGCAGCAAAAGCAAGGGACATAATCCCTGTTTTAGCTAGGGTTGGTGCACAAGCGCAAGATTTTGGCCTTTCTGCAGAGCAAACAGCAGCACTTGCTGACAGTTTTATAGCTCTTGGCAAGCCACCACAAATAGCTGCAACTGCCATTAATGCTATGTTACTTCGACTTAATACTGCAGATAAGCAAAGTGCAAAATTTCAAAGAGGCTTAAGCGAATTAGGAGTTGAGGCTACTGAATTAAAAAAATCTATAAAAAATGATGCTCAAGGGGCATTATTATCATTCTTGCAAACAGTCTCTAAAGTAGAAAAACAACAGCGAGCCGGAATATTATCCGATTTATTCGGTTTAGAATTTTCTGATGATGTATCATTATTAGCAGGTAATGTGAATCAGTATAAAAAGGCTTTGGATCTACTTGGAAACGCTAAAAGACAAAATTCTATGCAGCGTGAATTTGCTAACCGAGCAACAACACTAGCAAATAGATTACAATTACTGAAAAACTCTATAACTGAAATTGGAATAAATATTGGAGAAACAATAATACCTCCATTGAAAGTTGTTGTAGATGGAATTCGCTCGTTTACATCAGGTATTGCAGATTTTGTTACAAAGATACCTCTACTGAGTGGAGTAGTGTTTGGAGTTACATTTAGCTTAATTGGTTTGAAAATTGCTTTTGTGGCTTTAAATTTTTTGTGGACATTTGTAACAGGAGGAGCAGC
This region includes:
- a CDS encoding phage tail tape measure protein translates to MSKQHTVAVTIGAALKGSFGSTLSKGGSQITKLGSAIKKLDGDSKRITSFRTLKTQVQSAKSAWDSAEEQVKQLSTAMRNTKNPTQTMQREFEKAKNASNRTKTAYIKQRDSLQKVRGEMAKTGQSTRNLTSQQTKLGASVIKLQSRYRALDSTLKRSEAIKARRSAIRGQLFDMVALGIAIGAPLKAAIDFESVMADVRKVVDFKDKVSGLRNFGNIIKQISRDIPISAEGLAQIAAAGGTLGISETELPDFVDVVAKMSTAFDLLPEEAGDAIAKLSNIFGVPINEMTKLGDAINFLSDNTAAKARDIIPVLARVGAQAQDFGLSAEQTAALADSFIALGKPPQIAATAINAMLLRLNTADKQSAKFQRGLSELGVEATELKKSIKNDAQGALLSFLQTVSKVEKQQRAGILSDLFGLEFSDDVSLLAGNVNQYKKALDLLGNAKRQNSMQREFANRATTLANRLQLLKNSITEIGINIGETIIPPLKVVVDGIRSFTSGIADFVTKIPLLSGVVFGVTFSLIGLKIAFVALNFLWTFVTGGAALVRIGLAKLGVEIALTGIKFQAFNKIALITAIKTKALAVATFVSGTWTNLGLAATFVKTRFLAFNLVSAITFVRMKALAIGQSIMALFGVLGGAVSLATTKLTTFNIVSLITAGRIRLLAFGGAIKAFAGGLIALASRAIPLVIGGLRALTIAFLTNPIGLIIGGISIAAGLLIANWGKVKGFFGGLWEPIQSVWQTFADWVGGFWKIISSPLTAIGRVFGILFGSGNKVQANITSTTKSSTPSDFNSDNATTQESTNLQKLGDNTIPQKTASLQESIVGGIITNQRSVDSRTITNNFKIDVHTTPGQDEESIAEKVMRQIKDASRGALFDTAGATL